One region of Mucilaginibacter sp. 14171R-50 genomic DNA includes:
- a CDS encoding MauE/DoxX family redox-associated membrane protein, whose amino-acid sequence MNAITSTLSPNISQDTKNKIANFIRYTCLFLFVYTAYAKIVEHKRFLNGLKNVHLISSQAELISYLVPGLEVVVAVMLIIPKTIKIGLISFSGMMVGFTGYIISAMIWEPHLPCHCGGAIERLSWMQHIWFNLAFIMLAIIAVRISKFSNY is encoded by the coding sequence ATGAATGCAATTACCTCAACTTTATCTCCTAACATTTCGCAGGATACAAAAAATAAAATAGCCAACTTTATCAGGTACACTTGCCTTTTCTTGTTTGTTTATACTGCATATGCTAAAATCGTGGAACACAAGAGATTTTTAAATGGCTTAAAAAATGTTCATTTAATCAGCAGCCAAGCTGAATTGATTTCCTATTTGGTTCCTGGATTGGAGGTGGTAGTTGCAGTAATGCTCATTATTCCTAAAACTATAAAAATCGGATTAATATCATTTTCAGGAATGATGGTTGGTTTTACAGGTTATATAATCAGTGCAATGATATGGGAGCCACATCTTCCCTGTCACTGTGGTGGTGCTATTGAACGATTATCATGGATGCAGCATATATGGTTCAATCTCGCCTTTATCATGTTGGCCATTATTGCGGTCCGCATTTCAAAATTTAGTAATTATTAA
- a CDS encoding SusC/RagA family TonB-linked outer membrane protein: MYKFYSKSKARVPMRVNLAMQQCLRSGVLLTLLLLSINVIARAQQITIKETRAPLKKVFQDLSKQTGFEFLASSAVLDVSQPVTFSVKDQPLGVVLETIFKTQPLKYEIRDKIIVVTKKEVTQTSPRKDQTTTAIFKGKIIDTIGNPLPGATIKNLSRNLNVTTSNNGEFEIDGSPGDEISVSFIGFLPYNFHLNDKLDYLTIVLKTGTSKLNEVNVVSTGYQTIPKERITGSFAQPLKNEYENRVAPDVISKLNGITSGLVFNANTLTTQGGKPDINIRGRSTIFANDQPLIVVDNFPYSGDINNINPNDVESISVLKDAAAASIWGVRAGNGVIVITTRKGKNNQALKIGFNANLTVFNRPDLNYNPNQLDASSYIGLEQYLFGKGFYDASLANTSSYPVISPVVSLLAANRAGTVSTNDLNTQLNVLRNIDVKDQLSKYFYQKATNQQYAINLSGGSDKAIYYFSAGYDHDLASVKDNSNQRFTLNSQNTFFITPKLEVNAGINYIRTNTQFDNTLTQTARRLFPYSQIADKDGNPLPISYNYNQTFIQNSATTGFLDWTYYPLKELGATDNTTKTSDARISTGIKYTFIPGLSAEVKYQFENTQSDNRIYQSQDTYATRDYINTFSVVNNGVVTGYNVPLGGILNLSRGNTISNNVRGQLSYSNHWSDNDLVAILGYELSQTTGESNQSILYGYNNDLATFTNIDAIDSFNTYPTGSQSIYSGLGVQSTIVRVRSSFANIAYNYKDRYTVSGSARIDGTNYFGVSTNQKNLPLWSAGFKWDISRESFYKLDWLPVLALRTSYGYNGNLIQSITGITTFQYYSNATYTNYNYALISNIGNPDLRWEKTGIANIGVDFGTKNGDIAGSLEYYFKRESDLLGFKNFPENSGITQLEGNFSNMKGSGYDLSITSHNTKGNLKWNTTLLLSHATDKVTSYDVQPYSYQLAGSGTGAPNINRPVFGVYAYKWRGLDPATGNPIGFVNGSPSQDYSAITVNTPVQDLVYEGPARPTYFGGLNNSFSYKNFRLTFQVNYKLGYYFMAPALNYSTITTSGAFLRVNNQFNDRWQVPGDEKRTNVPSLVYPFSSSRDQFYKYSEVNVESGDHIRLQDITLSYDFTKSTYHRLPFAALQLFIYANNVGIIWRKNNKGLDPDAVPTTDNTTMPVPRSIAIGIKGNF; encoded by the coding sequence ATGTATAAGTTTTACTCAAAAAGTAAGGCGCGTGTTCCCATGCGCGTCAATTTAGCCATGCAGCAGTGTTTACGGTCAGGAGTGCTGCTGACTCTGCTACTCCTCTCAATAAACGTTATCGCAAGAGCCCAGCAGATCACTATAAAGGAAACCAGGGCCCCGCTGAAAAAGGTCTTTCAGGACCTATCCAAGCAAACAGGCTTTGAATTCCTGGCATCAAGTGCAGTATTAGATGTATCCCAACCAGTAACATTTAGCGTAAAGGACCAACCTCTTGGTGTTGTATTGGAAACCATTTTCAAAACCCAACCGCTGAAATATGAGATACGTGATAAGATCATTGTGGTTACAAAAAAAGAAGTAACGCAAACATCACCGCGAAAAGATCAAACAACTACAGCAATATTTAAAGGAAAAATCATCGATACAATAGGTAATCCTTTGCCCGGTGCAACTATAAAAAATCTTTCAAGAAACCTTAACGTAACTACATCAAATAATGGAGAATTTGAAATCGACGGTAGCCCAGGCGATGAAATCTCGGTATCATTTATTGGCTTTCTTCCCTATAATTTTCACTTAAATGATAAGCTGGATTATTTAACGATTGTATTAAAAACAGGAACTTCGAAATTAAATGAAGTAAACGTTGTTTCGACAGGATATCAAACAATACCTAAAGAAAGGATAACAGGCTCTTTTGCACAGCCGTTGAAAAATGAATATGAAAATCGTGTCGCACCAGATGTAATATCTAAACTGAATGGTATCACCAGCGGATTAGTATTTAATGCAAATACCCTTACTACCCAAGGAGGAAAGCCTGATATTAACATTAGAGGCCGAAGTACAATTTTTGCGAATGATCAACCACTGATCGTAGTCGATAATTTCCCTTATAGTGGTGATATCAATAATATAAATCCCAATGATGTTGAAAGTATTAGTGTGCTGAAGGACGCCGCCGCTGCGAGTATCTGGGGAGTGAGGGCAGGAAATGGAGTAATCGTCATCACAACACGCAAGGGAAAGAATAACCAAGCTTTAAAAATAGGATTTAACGCCAATCTTACGGTATTTAATAGACCAGATTTAAATTATAACCCAAATCAGTTAGACGCTTCAAGTTATATAGGACTTGAACAATATCTTTTCGGGAAGGGTTTTTATGATGCAAGTCTTGCAAATACCTCCAGCTATCCGGTTATATCTCCAGTAGTTAGCCTGTTAGCTGCAAATAGGGCAGGAACGGTTTCAACTAATGATCTCAATACTCAACTTAATGTACTTCGGAATATAGACGTTAAAGATCAGTTGAGTAAATACTTTTATCAGAAAGCAACTAATCAGCAATATGCGATAAATCTTTCAGGAGGGTCTGATAAGGCTATTTACTATTTCTCTGCGGGATATGATCACGATTTAGCCAGTGTAAAAGACAACAGTAATCAACGATTTACTTTAAATAGTCAAAATACTTTTTTCATCACTCCAAAATTAGAAGTGAATGCTGGAATTAATTATATAAGAACCAATACTCAATTTGATAACACATTAACCCAAACCGCAAGACGCCTTTTCCCTTATTCGCAAATTGCAGATAAGGACGGAAATCCTTTGCCAATTTCATATAACTACAACCAAACATTTATCCAAAATTCCGCTACAACTGGATTTTTAGATTGGACATATTATCCCTTGAAGGAGTTAGGTGCCACGGATAACACAACAAAAACATCGGATGCCAGAATAAGTACTGGGATAAAATACACTTTCATACCCGGCTTAAGTGCAGAGGTAAAATATCAATTTGAAAACACTCAAAGCGATAATCGCATCTATCAGAGTCAAGACACTTATGCAACAAGAGATTATATTAATACTTTTTCCGTTGTTAATAACGGAGTAGTGACCGGATACAACGTTCCTTTAGGTGGAATTTTAAATCTCTCCAGAGGCAATACCATATCAAATAACGTACGTGGTCAACTAAGTTATAGTAATCATTGGTCGGACAATGATTTGGTAGCGATACTTGGATATGAACTTTCACAAACCACAGGTGAAAGCAACCAATCAATTCTCTATGGTTATAATAATGATCTTGCAACGTTTACAAATATTGATGCAATCGACTCATTTAATACTTACCCAACGGGTAGCCAAAGCATCTACAGTGGATTAGGAGTTCAATCAACAATCGTCCGGGTACGTTCATCATTTGCAAATATCGCTTACAATTACAAAGATCGTTACACGGTTTCCGGTAGTGCGCGAATCGATGGAACCAATTATTTCGGCGTCTCAACCAATCAAAAGAACCTGCCATTATGGTCGGCTGGTTTTAAATGGGATATTTCCAGAGAGTCATTTTACAAATTAGATTGGTTACCAGTATTAGCATTAAGGACAAGTTATGGGTATAATGGAAACCTTATTCAATCCATTACTGGGATTACAACATTTCAATATTACAGTAACGCGACGTACACAAATTATAATTATGCATTAATTTCCAATATTGGAAATCCAGACCTGCGTTGGGAGAAAACAGGGATTGCGAATATCGGCGTTGATTTCGGTACAAAAAACGGCGATATAGCCGGTAGCCTTGAATATTATTTCAAAAGGGAAAGCGATTTATTAGGTTTTAAAAATTTTCCTGAAAATAGTGGTATTACGCAGCTTGAAGGGAATTTCTCCAACATGAAAGGAAGTGGTTATGATCTTTCCATTACAAGTCACAACACCAAAGGGAATTTAAAATGGAATACTACCCTTCTTTTAAGTCATGCCACAGATAAAGTAACATCCTACGATGTTCAACCTTATAGTTATCAGTTAGCAGGATCAGGCACAGGTGCCCCGAATATTAACAGGCCTGTATTTGGGGTTTACGCCTATAAGTGGAGAGGCTTAGATCCAGCGACCGGTAACCCAATTGGTTTTGTAAATGGCTCACCAAGTCAAGATTATTCAGCTATTACTGTTAATACTCCAGTACAAGATCTCGTTTATGAAGGCCCTGCTCGACCGACTTATTTCGGCGGGTTAAATAATAGCTTCAGCTATAAAAATTTTAGATTAACCTTCCAGGTTAACTACAAATTGGGGTACTACTTTATGGCTCCTGCGTTGAATTATTCAACTATTACCACCTCTGGAGCATTTTTACGAGTAAATAACCAGTTCAATGATCGATGGCAGGTTCCCGGCGATGAAAAGAGAACTAACGTACCATCCTTAGTCTATCCGTTTTCCTCTTCTCGGGACCAATTCTATAAATACTCTGAGGTTAACGTAGAGAGTGGTGATCACATTCGACTTCAAGATATTACTCTAAGTTATGATTTTACCAAATCAACCTATCACCGTCTTCCCTTTGCCGCACTACAACTATTTATTTATGCGAATAATGTAGGAATTATTTGGCGAAAGAATAATAAAGGACTTGACCCTGATGCTGTGCCTACTACAGATAACACAACGATGCCAGTACCAAGATCAATAGCGATCGGCATAAAGGGGAATTTTTAA
- a CDS encoding relaxase/mobilization nuclease domain-containing protein yields the protein MVAKIESGKSIIGALNYNERKVKAGKAKLIMAQLYPKESRFLSFDDKLFRLTDLAARNARAKTNTVHLSLNFDLTENLNEEKLCQIAEAYMEKIGFGQQPFLAYQHFDAGHNHIHILTTNIDADGTRISLHNIGKLKSEPARKAIEQEYGLVKAEDPARSIANQKNAKPLIYGATDTKRAISNIVNHVSQSYKFTSLAEFNAVLAGYNIVADRGPKETVMFEHGGLRYWALDDQGNKTGVPQKASSLYKKPTMKLLGERFKLNEYLRKPFKNSLSNIIDGAIPQVRSHQELQALLKQKAIDLLIRQNAEGRVYGLTFIDQNNKVVFNGSDLGKAYSAAAIEARYGQEYLVQMGKEKTSGEDDASTHEILTPSENQQATIDLLGDLLSPTEGANNQSLSDRQKKKKRRRLKL from the coding sequence ATGGTCGCAAAAATTGAAAGCGGGAAAAGTATAATTGGCGCTTTGAATTATAATGAGCGTAAGGTTAAAGCAGGAAAGGCCAAATTGATCATGGCGCAGCTATATCCAAAGGAGAGCCGGTTCCTGAGCTTTGATGATAAGCTATTTCGCTTAACTGACCTTGCTGCGCGAAATGCAAGGGCTAAAACGAACACGGTTCACCTATCGTTGAACTTTGACCTTACTGAAAATTTGAATGAAGAAAAACTTTGTCAAATAGCCGAGGCTTACATGGAAAAAATAGGTTTCGGCCAGCAACCGTTTCTGGCCTACCAGCATTTTGATGCCGGTCATAACCACATTCATATTCTCACGACCAACATCGATGCCGATGGAACCAGGATAAGTTTACATAACATCGGCAAACTCAAATCCGAGCCTGCCAGAAAAGCAATCGAACAAGAATATGGCTTAGTAAAAGCAGAAGATCCGGCCAGGTCAATCGCCAATCAAAAAAATGCAAAGCCATTAATTTATGGTGCTACCGATACAAAGAGAGCAATTAGCAACATCGTCAATCATGTTTCCCAGTCTTACAAATTTACCAGCCTTGCCGAGTTCAACGCGGTTTTGGCAGGATATAATATTGTTGCGGATCGTGGGCCAAAGGAAACGGTGATGTTTGAACACGGTGGATTACGTTATTGGGCGTTGGATGATCAAGGGAACAAAACAGGAGTCCCGCAAAAAGCAAGTTCGCTCTATAAAAAACCTACAATGAAATTATTAGGTGAGCGATTTAAGTTAAATGAATATTTAAGGAAGCCTTTTAAAAATAGTCTATCCAATATCATTGACGGTGCTATTCCGCAGGTAAGATCACACCAGGAACTACAAGCGCTATTAAAGCAAAAGGCTATCGACTTGCTCATCCGTCAGAATGCGGAGGGCAGGGTCTATGGATTGACGTTTATCGATCAAAACAATAAAGTTGTTTTCAATGGCAGCGACTTAGGTAAAGCCTACAGCGCGGCCGCAATTGAGGCGCGGTATGGTCAGGAGTATCTCGTACAGATGGGTAAGGAAAAAACGTCAGGTGAAGATGACGCTTCCACTCATGAAATTCTTACACCTTCAGAGAATCAACAAGCCACTATTGACCTTTTGGGTGATCTGTTAAGCCCAACGGAAGGGGCAAATAACCAAAGTCTATCTGATCGGCAAAAAAAGAAAAAACGCAGGCGTCTAAAACTTTAA
- a CDS encoding RagB/SusD family nutrient uptake outer membrane protein, whose amino-acid sequence MKNKISQRTLLLICSIMLLAACKKDWLNAKPDKALVVPSKIADYQALLDNTKGATNPMNIDVPSLSMVGDGDYYITDATFNSLGVGTEQSAYLWGPTENFYAGHASGDWVSAYGRILNTNVVLDGLAAIKPDQSSQAAYNNAKGSALFFRCYDYFSLSQQYCKAYSPSTSGSDLGLPLRLSSNVNLTVERSTVQQTYDQIINDLLQASQLLPVNTTFPTRPTKAAAFGLLARVYLSQDNYPKAFLYADSCLQLNSNLLDYNKVSTTSPFPLSYFNVEVIFHTQLAGYLSFNPPNLIVDPGLYQLYDGNDLRQKIFFKTQAGIITNKTSYIGSAFQPFGGIATDEMYLIRAECNARAGQIVAALNDLNNLLKNRYKNGTFSALTATNADAALSLILNERRKELCYRNIRWSDLRRLNKDPRFQVTLSRIVNGKTYTLVPNSPRYVLPIDPIEIERGGLQQNPR is encoded by the coding sequence ATGAAAAATAAAATATCTCAAAGAACGCTGCTGCTAATTTGCAGCATCATGTTGCTGGCGGCATGCAAAAAAGACTGGTTAAACGCTAAGCCAGATAAAGCACTTGTTGTGCCTTCAAAAATTGCGGATTACCAAGCCCTCTTAGATAACACTAAAGGGGCGACAAATCCAATGAACATTGATGTCCCAAGTCTTAGTATGGTTGGTGACGGAGATTATTATATAACAGATGCCACCTTTAATTCTCTTGGTGTTGGCACGGAACAAAGTGCCTACTTATGGGGGCCAACTGAAAATTTCTATGCTGGCCATGCTTCAGGTGACTGGGTTTCAGCTTATGGGAGAATCTTAAATACGAACGTGGTTTTAGATGGTCTTGCTGCCATAAAACCTGATCAATCCTCACAAGCCGCCTACAATAATGCAAAAGGATCAGCCCTGTTTTTCCGCTGTTATGATTATTTCAGCCTATCCCAGCAATATTGTAAAGCCTATTCGCCCTCGACCTCCGGAAGTGATTTGGGTTTACCCTTACGATTGTCATCAAACGTAAATCTCACTGTTGAACGCTCAACAGTTCAACAAACCTATGATCAAATAATCAATGACTTGTTGCAAGCAAGCCAACTGTTACCAGTCAATACTACGTTTCCAACGAGGCCAACGAAAGCTGCAGCGTTTGGTTTGTTAGCAAGGGTTTACCTGTCTCAGGATAACTACCCCAAAGCTTTTTTATATGCAGATTCATGCTTGCAATTAAACAGTAATTTGTTGGACTATAACAAGGTTTCGACAACCTCGCCATTCCCGTTATCTTATTTTAATGTAGAGGTGATTTTTCATACACAATTGGCAGGTTACCTCTCATTTAACCCACCCAATTTGATTGTTGATCCTGGACTTTATCAATTATACGATGGGAATGATTTGCGTCAAAAAATATTCTTCAAAACCCAAGCGGGTATAATTACAAACAAGACGAGTTATATAGGAAGTGCATTTCAACCGTTCGGTGGAATTGCAACTGATGAAATGTATTTAATTCGAGCAGAGTGCAATGCAAGAGCAGGGCAAATTGTAGCTGCATTGAATGATTTAAATAACCTACTAAAGAACAGATATAAAAATGGAACATTCTCTGCTTTGACAGCTACAAATGCAGATGCAGCACTTTCATTGATCCTAAATGAAAGAAGAAAAGAATTGTGTTACCGGAATATTCGTTGGTCAGACCTCCGGAGGTTGAATAAAGATCCTCGCTTTCAGGTAACCTTATCTCGGATTGTTAATGGCAAAACTTACACCCTTGTTCCTAACTCACCAAGGTATGTGCTTCCAATTGACCCAATTGAAATAGAACGAGGGGGCTTACAACAGAATCCAAGATAG
- a CDS encoding MobC family plasmid mobilization relaxosome protein, translated as MGETHENRSKWVKIRLKPTEQNLIERRYKKTTFQCMSEYARALLLGKPVMILNRDKSLDDLLEELMILRKELNAIGNNLNQAVRNINSAHGTADNRLWENLLQVVNNKLEPSVTEIKDRINTYATLWSQKLKAGKV; from the coding sequence ATGGGAGAGACGCATGAAAATAGATCGAAATGGGTTAAGATCAGGCTGAAGCCAACTGAACAAAACCTAATTGAACGACGCTATAAGAAAACCACTTTTCAGTGTATGAGCGAATATGCCCGCGCCCTTTTATTGGGAAAGCCGGTGATGATTTTAAACCGTGATAAATCCTTAGATGATCTTTTAGAAGAGTTGATGATACTGCGAAAGGAGCTCAATGCTATCGGCAATAACCTGAACCAGGCGGTACGAAATATTAACAGCGCACATGGAACCGCAGACAATCGATTATGGGAAAATTTATTACAGGTAGTCAATAACAAACTGGAACCTTCGGTTACCGAAATCAAAGATCGCATAAATACCTACGCTACATTATGGTCGCAAAAATTGAAAGCGGGAAAAGTATAA
- a CDS encoding TlpA disulfide reductase family protein has protein sequence MKKFILAILALILCSGGKILAQNKTEVISYITGKIENRNSTDSVILMLNGPFTMYGGASEANASKIFTEKPDQNGVFKFKIRTENSPFHFTLFQSNKRLPSGNLISSGDVKNYLIEPGDSINVKFEGAKQTYSGRGAKLFEAQLKIAEVDPDDKQLMSSVHNYFNIDTKKWLNQKDSLLNAQLQVLNSCKTDMSPMAYGIIRADIIGKNRTFIYRRISFAGPFFVSGEPLKKEIQDLCIELQNRPAYLDKEDRSALTPEYILYLYNKIRTEVKYQRIINQIDPFIDENYFDAINSEYTGLVRDKLLTYWLTSIAAFNHLDEKYLSNALSVMVSPTFVQMVNNLKETFSSGQPVSDFDFQNAKGQRVRLSDFQGKVVVIDLWFTGCGPCLNVARGLRQVEKQFANRKDVKFVSISRDQNKSMWLNSIDQSQRSKPTSYFISNDTEYLYTSGTGANNSFIKRYVPQESYPCLLLIDKKGRIFTSTPSQPISVEGMEKLTLEINQAVSHQ, from the coding sequence ATGAAAAAATTTATATTAGCGATACTCGCATTAATACTGTGTTCGGGCGGTAAAATTCTTGCTCAAAACAAAACTGAAGTTATATCCTATATTACCGGAAAAATAGAAAATAGAAATAGTACTGATTCTGTTATTCTGATGCTGAATGGCCCATTTACAATGTATGGTGGGGCGTCTGAAGCTAATGCTTCGAAAATTTTCACTGAAAAGCCTGATCAAAACGGTGTATTTAAGTTCAAAATCCGGACAGAGAACTCGCCATTTCATTTTACTTTATTTCAGTCAAATAAAAGATTGCCATCTGGAAATTTAATTAGCTCCGGCGATGTAAAAAATTACCTTATCGAACCCGGAGACAGTATTAATGTAAAATTTGAGGGGGCAAAGCAAACTTATTCTGGACGAGGCGCAAAATTATTTGAAGCGCAATTAAAAATTGCAGAGGTAGATCCTGATGACAAACAACTGATGAGTAGCGTCCACAATTACTTTAACATCGATACAAAAAAATGGCTCAACCAAAAAGATTCATTATTAAATGCTCAGCTTCAAGTATTAAACTCTTGTAAAACAGATATGTCGCCAATGGCCTATGGAATAATTCGGGCAGATATAATTGGTAAAAACAGGACTTTTATATACAGGCGAATTAGTTTTGCTGGACCATTTTTTGTTAGTGGCGAACCGCTCAAAAAAGAAATTCAAGATCTATGTATTGAACTTCAAAACCGGCCCGCATATCTTGATAAGGAAGACAGATCAGCTTTAACGCCGGAATACATCCTATATTTATATAATAAGATTAGAACTGAAGTTAAATATCAACGAATTATTAATCAAATCGATCCTTTTATTGATGAAAATTATTTCGACGCAATTAATTCAGAATACACGGGGCTGGTAAGAGATAAGTTACTCACTTATTGGCTCACATCAATTGCCGCGTTTAATCATTTAGATGAAAAATATCTTTCTAATGCGTTGTCGGTTATGGTATCTCCGACATTTGTTCAAATGGTCAATAATCTAAAAGAAACCTTTTCAAGTGGACAGCCTGTTAGTGACTTTGATTTTCAAAATGCGAAAGGCCAGAGGGTTAGGCTTTCCGATTTTCAGGGAAAGGTCGTTGTAATAGACCTTTGGTTTACCGGCTGTGGACCTTGCTTAAATGTGGCAAGGGGGCTTCGGCAAGTAGAAAAACAATTTGCGAACAGGAAGGACGTCAAATTTGTAAGTATTTCAAGAGATCAGAATAAGTCGATGTGGTTAAACAGTATTGATCAGTCCCAACGTTCAAAACCGACCTCCTATTTCATATCTAATGATACAGAATATTTATATACAAGTGGAACTGGTGCAAATAACTCATTTATTAAAAGGTATGTACCTCAGGAAAGCTACCCATGTCTATTGCTGATCGATAAAAAAGGAAGAATTTTTACCTCTACACCCTCACAACCAATCTCTGTTGAAGGTATGGAAAAATTGACATTGGAAATAAATCAAGCCGTTTCCCACCAATAG
- the mobC gene encoding conjugal transfer protein MobC, producing the protein MQTGENEQALRKIMDFTRFLAVAILILHFYFSCYAAFRELHFTHKVTDHILLNIYKFRLFRNGLLSKAVALILLIVSLIGTKGKKDEKVTWKRNLIYAGLGLAIYFLSGLLFHLTLSTLFTATLYIGLTATGFLSFLSGISKMFRIINIKLTQDVFNTENETFPQEERKLENEYSVNLPAQYNYKGKVRDSWINVINPFRGSLVLGTPGAGKSYFVIRHIITQHIKKGFSMLIYDFKFDDLSVIAYNALLKYSGAYKKKPSIWFIDFDNIKHRCNPLDPDRMEDITDAMESARTFMLGLNREWIKKQGDFFVESPINFVTALFWFLKKYEDGKYCTLPHAIELAQVDYEKLFALLQKEPEIEVLINPFISAWRNEAYDQLEGQIASAKISMARLVSPALYYVLSGNDFSLDLNNPDEPKIVCLGNNPLKQQVYGAVLSLYISRAIKLVNQKNKLKSNLIFDEFPTIYFNNIDSLIATARSNKVATTLAVQDYSQLKKDYGREQAEVIMNIVGNIISGQVTGDTAKQLSERFGKIMQERQSVSINSQDTSISKSTQLDFAIPASKISTLSSGEFVGLVADNPDEKIDLKVFHNAIVNDHDGLKAEADNYHAVPTIRNVDSDILAANYFSIKSDIESIINKEIPAATE; encoded by the coding sequence ATGCAAACGGGAGAAAACGAACAAGCGCTCAGGAAGATTATGGACTTCACCAGGTTTTTAGCTGTGGCAATCCTCATCCTGCATTTTTATTTCAGCTGCTATGCGGCATTTCGGGAACTGCACTTTACCCATAAGGTGACTGATCATATTCTGCTCAACATTTACAAATTCCGCCTATTCAGAAACGGTCTGCTCTCCAAAGCGGTTGCGCTGATACTACTCATCGTATCTCTGATCGGAACCAAGGGCAAAAAAGATGAAAAGGTCACCTGGAAAAGAAATCTTATTTATGCGGGATTAGGACTGGCCATATATTTTTTAAGCGGTCTATTATTTCATTTAACGCTTTCGACATTGTTCACAGCCACGTTATACATCGGGCTGACTGCAACGGGTTTTCTATCATTCCTATCCGGAATCAGTAAAATGTTCCGAATCATAAATATCAAATTGACCCAGGATGTTTTTAATACAGAAAACGAAACTTTCCCACAGGAAGAAAGGAAACTGGAGAATGAATACTCGGTTAATCTTCCTGCTCAGTATAATTATAAGGGCAAGGTCCGGGATAGCTGGATAAATGTGATCAATCCTTTCCGGGGTTCATTGGTGTTAGGTACACCGGGTGCGGGTAAATCCTATTTCGTAATCCGGCATATTATCACGCAACATATTAAAAAGGGATTCAGTATGCTGATCTACGATTTCAAATTTGATGACCTGTCGGTCATCGCCTATAATGCGCTGCTGAAATATTCAGGAGCCTATAAAAAAAAGCCCAGTATCTGGTTTATTGATTTCGATAATATCAAGCATCGGTGTAATCCATTGGATCCGGACCGGATGGAAGATATTACCGATGCTATGGAATCAGCAAGAACTTTCATGCTTGGGTTAAATCGTGAATGGATCAAGAAACAAGGCGATTTCTTTGTTGAATCCCCCATCAATTTTGTAACCGCCCTTTTCTGGTTTCTTAAGAAATATGAAGATGGGAAATACTGCACCTTACCGCACGCCATCGAACTTGCCCAGGTCGATTACGAAAAACTTTTCGCGTTGTTGCAAAAAGAGCCTGAAATAGAAGTTTTGATCAATCCATTTATTTCTGCCTGGCGAAATGAGGCATACGATCAATTGGAAGGGCAAATCGCCAGTGCCAAGATCAGTATGGCAAGACTCGTTTCACCAGCGCTTTATTACGTGCTTTCCGGTAATGATTTTTCACTCGATTTAAACAACCCGGATGAACCTAAGATCGTATGCCTGGGTAATAATCCACTCAAACAACAGGTATATGGAGCAGTTCTCAGCTTATACATTTCGCGCGCTATCAAACTGGTGAATCAGAAGAATAAGCTGAAAAGTAATTTGATTTTTGACGAGTTCCCTACCATTTATTTTAACAACATCGATAGCCTGATCGCGACCGCTCGCAGCAATAAGGTCGCTACAACCTTGGCTGTGCAAGATTACAGCCAGTTGAAAAAGGACTATGGCCGGGAACAGGCAGAGGTGATCATGAACATCGTAGGCAATATTATTTCCGGGCAGGTTACCGGCGATACTGCGAAACAGTTGAGTGAACGGTTTGGGAAGATCATGCAGGAACGTCAGAGCGTATCAATCAATAGCCAGGATACTTCTATAAGTAAATCGACACAATTAGATTTCGCTATTCCGGCGTCAAAGATATCAACGCTGTCCTCGGGTGAGTTCGTTGGCCTGGTAGCGGATAACCCGGATGAAAAGATAGACTTAAAGGTTTTTCATAATGCGATTGTCAATGACCACGATGGGTTAAAAGCGGAGGCTGATAATTACCACGCAGTTCCAACCATTAGAAACGTTGATAGTGATATCCTTGCTGCCAATTATTTTTCAATCAAGTCTGATATTGAAAGCATTATAAATAAAGAAATTCCTGCTGCAACGGAATAG